In a genomic window of Zingiber officinale cultivar Zhangliang chromosome 9B, Zo_v1.1, whole genome shotgun sequence:
- the LOC122025554 gene encoding nudix hydrolase 17, mitochondrial-like, with translation MVSSMASRQGRQLQRYSKSGRRLVVGCIPYKFDLGDHNDDDEPSVQVLIITSSKGNNNEFMFPKGGWETDETIKQAVSREAMEEAGVQGTIQGRIGTWVYKSRTHEAHYQAIMFPMKVTEELAHQWPEMHQRQRAWVSIAEAKERCRHWWMKEALDRMVKMI, from the exons ATGGTGTCGTCGATGGCATCCCGGCAAGGCCGCCAGTTGCAGCGTTACAGCAAGTCTGGACGACGCCTTGTTGTAGG GTGCATCCCATACAAGTTTGATCTCGGCGACCACAACGACGACGACGAGCCTTCGGTGCAGGTTCTCATCATCACTTCTTCCAAAGGCAATAATAATGAGTTTATGTTCCCAAAG GGAGGCTGGGAAACTGATGAGACTATAAAGCAAGCGGTCTCGAGGGAGGCAATGGAGGAAGCAGGAGTGCAAGGCACTatccaa GGAAGAATTGGGACGTGGGTGTACAAGAGCAGAACGCATGAAGCACACTACCAGGCAATCATGTTCCCCATGAAGGTCACAGAGGAACTCGCCCACCAGTGGCCGGAGATGCATCAAAGGCAACGAGCATGG GTGTCGATTGCTGAAGCCAAGGAGAGATGCCGCCATTGGTGGATGAAGGAAGCATTGGATAGAATGGTGAAAATGATATAA